From a single Chloracidobacterium thermophilum B genomic region:
- a CDS encoding efflux RND transporter permease subunit, with translation MQKLAEICIRRPVFAAMLILSLVVVGLAGYFRLGVDRFPSVDLPTVTIRTALPGASPEEVETEISQRIEEAVNTVDGIDQLRSVSGPGISLVLVTFKLNRDIETATQDVRDRINAVLRDLPVDALPPVVQKFDNDSTPVLSIALSADRPLRELTELADKIVKIRLERAGGVGEVRIIGGLNRAINVWVEPERLAAYRIPITQVRQAIQRQNADIPGGNVDAGKREMTLRTLGRYTDPRDFENLTVALLNGRPIYVHDIGYVEDGTKEPRSLARLNGTPTVTLDIRRQSGANTVEVINNVKQELERVAGQLPGDVRLEIIRDQSRYIEAALHEIQTHLVLGSLLACLAVLLFMRSWRSTIIAGVAIPASVISTYGMMWALGFTLNGVTMLALVLMVGVVIDDAIVVLENIFRFIEEKGLPPMAAAREATAEIGLAVLATTLSLVVIFLPVSFMSSISGRFLYQFGLTAAVAILVSLLVSFTLTPMMSSRLLRAADAAAQHGSAHRPAASRRGFYGLIERAYLALLRLSLRHRMAVSLLALLVMASGVPLYQAVRQEYTPSNVDESEFEMNVNGPEGTSLAAMDETMRAIEQDVRTTPGVALVLATAGGSFLGGVNQGNLYVRMVPHDVRTFSLTRLWRETWRGRPLDAFKGNFTQRELMQTLRAKMRKYAPFRVSLRNATSFNIGGGNFEIDFVLRGPDLVALARYGEQLREKAIQLGGIVDTDTTLKLDKPELRVVIDRQRAADLGVETADIATSLRLMVGGDDRVSRYRDVALNEDYDVQIRLVNGQRNDREAILRLYVPSSRGGLVPLSNLVTITEETSPSRIDRLDRQRQVSLRGGVGPGYALADRLEALKKAVAEMNLPTAYTYAVSGRGRELERTFTEFIFAFLLSVVFMYMILASQFESLIHPVTILLSLPLSAPFALLSLWLTNDTLNLYSALGILVLFGVVKKNSILQIDQMNVLRAQGLERQTAIVQANQNRLRPILMTTLALVAGMLPLAIGTGPGAEERRSIALVVIGGQSLSLLLTLLVTPVAYSIFDDLAATRFWHGLAGRWKALGRVWRDRSPARDKADPTEQPAKTTGET, from the coding sequence ATGCAGAAACTTGCCGAAATCTGTATTCGCCGCCCGGTTTTTGCGGCCATGCTCATCCTGTCGCTGGTCGTTGTCGGGCTGGCCGGCTACTTCCGGCTCGGTGTGGACCGCTTTCCTTCGGTTGACCTGCCGACCGTCACTATCCGCACGGCGCTGCCTGGCGCTTCGCCGGAAGAAGTCGAAACCGAGATTTCACAGAGGATTGAAGAGGCCGTCAACACGGTGGACGGTATTGACCAGCTCCGGTCGGTTTCCGGCCCCGGTATCTCACTGGTGCTGGTGACGTTCAAGCTCAACCGGGACATCGAAACCGCGACGCAGGATGTGCGGGACCGGATCAATGCCGTTCTGCGCGACCTGCCCGTGGATGCCCTGCCGCCCGTGGTGCAGAAGTTCGACAACGACAGCACACCGGTGCTCTCCATTGCCCTGTCGGCTGACCGTCCGCTTCGGGAACTGACCGAACTGGCGGACAAAATCGTGAAAATCCGCCTCGAACGCGCCGGGGGCGTCGGGGAGGTCCGCATCATTGGTGGTCTCAACCGCGCCATCAACGTCTGGGTTGAACCGGAACGTCTCGCCGCCTACCGGATTCCCATCACCCAGGTGCGCCAGGCCATCCAGCGCCAGAACGCGGACATTCCCGGCGGCAATGTGGATGCCGGCAAACGCGAAATGACGCTCCGCACGCTGGGGCGCTACACCGACCCGCGCGACTTCGAGAACCTGACCGTGGCCCTGCTCAACGGCCGGCCCATCTACGTTCACGACATCGGCTACGTCGAAGACGGAACGAAGGAACCGCGGTCACTGGCGCGGCTGAATGGCACGCCGACCGTCACGCTCGACATCCGGCGACAGTCCGGCGCCAACACGGTCGAGGTCATCAACAACGTCAAGCAGGAACTGGAGCGTGTGGCGGGGCAGCTTCCGGGGGATGTCCGGCTGGAAATCATCCGCGATCAGTCACGGTATATCGAAGCGGCGCTGCACGAGATTCAGACCCACCTGGTGCTGGGCAGTCTGCTGGCCTGTCTGGCCGTGCTGCTCTTTATGCGTTCGTGGCGCTCGACCATCATCGCCGGCGTCGCCATTCCGGCTTCGGTGATTTCAACCTACGGCATGATGTGGGCGCTGGGCTTTACCCTCAACGGCGTCACAATGCTGGCGCTGGTGCTCATGGTCGGGGTCGTCATTGACGATGCCATCGTGGTACTGGAAAACATCTTTCGCTTCATCGAGGAAAAGGGACTGCCGCCAATGGCTGCGGCCCGGGAAGCGACGGCCGAGATTGGACTGGCCGTGCTGGCCACCACGCTTTCACTGGTCGTCATCTTCCTGCCGGTGTCGTTTATGTCCTCGATTTCGGGCCGCTTCCTGTATCAGTTCGGCCTGACGGCGGCCGTTGCCATTCTCGTTTCGCTGCTGGTGTCCTTCACCCTGACGCCGATGATGAGTTCACGGCTGCTCCGGGCGGCGGACGCGGCGGCCCAGCACGGCTCGGCGCACCGGCCGGCGGCCTCCCGACGCGGTTTCTACGGCCTTATCGAGCGCGCCTACCTGGCGCTGCTGCGGCTCTCCCTGCGGCATCGCATGGCAGTTTCCCTGCTGGCCCTGCTCGTCATGGCTTCCGGGGTGCCGCTGTACCAGGCTGTCCGGCAGGAATACACGCCGTCGAATGTGGATGAGTCGGAGTTTGAAATGAACGTGAACGGCCCGGAAGGCACGAGTCTGGCGGCCATGGATGAGACCATGCGCGCCATCGAACAGGACGTGCGGACGACGCCGGGCGTGGCACTGGTGCTGGCCACGGCTGGCGGCTCGTTTCTGGGCGGGGTGAACCAAGGCAACCTGTACGTCCGCATGGTGCCACATGACGTGCGGACCTTTTCCCTGACGCGCCTGTGGCGGGAAACCTGGCGGGGACGCCCGCTCGATGCCTTCAAAGGCAACTTCACGCAGCGCGAGCTGATGCAGACCCTGCGCGCCAAAATGCGCAAGTACGCCCCCTTTCGCGTCAGCCTGCGCAATGCCACCTCATTCAATATCGGCGGCGGAAACTTTGAGATTGATTTCGTCCTGCGTGGCCCCGATCTGGTGGCGCTGGCGCGCTATGGCGAACAGCTCCGGGAAAAAGCCATACAGTTGGGAGGCATCGTGGATACCGACACGACGCTGAAGCTGGACAAGCCGGAACTGCGCGTGGTGATTGACCGCCAGCGGGCGGCTGACCTGGGCGTGGAGACAGCCGACATTGCCACGAGTCTGCGGCTCATGGTCGGGGGCGATGACCGGGTTTCCCGCTACCGGGATGTGGCGCTCAACGAGGATTACGACGTGCAAATCCGGCTGGTCAACGGCCAGCGCAACGACCGGGAAGCCATCCTGCGCCTGTACGTGCCCTCATCGCGGGGCGGACTTGTTCCCCTGAGCAACCTGGTCACGATTACGGAGGAAACCAGCCCGTCACGCATTGACCGTCTGGACCGGCAGCGGCAGGTATCGCTGCGGGGCGGCGTCGGCCCGGGCTATGCCCTTGCCGACCGGCTGGAGGCACTCAAGAAAGCCGTTGCAGAGATGAACTTGCCCACAGCTTACACCTATGCGGTTTCAGGGCGTGGGCGCGAACTCGAACGCACCTTCACCGAGTTCATCTTTGCCTTTCTGCTCTCGGTGGTGTTTATGTACATGATTCTGGCTTCCCAGTTTGAGAGCCTCATCCATCCGGTCACGATTCTGTTGAGTCTGCCGCTGTCGGCGCCCTTTGCCCTGCTCTCCCTGTGGCTGACCAACGACACGCTCAACCTGTATTCGGCGCTGGGGATTCTGGTGTTGTTTGGCGTCGTCAAGAAAAACTCCATCCTGCAGATTGACCAGATGAATGTGCTTCGGGCGCAGGGGTTGGAACGTCAGACGGCGATTGTGCAGGCGAATCAGAACCGGCTGCGTCCCATCCTGATGACGACCCTGGCGTTGGTGGCCGGGATGCTTCCGCTGGCCATCGGCACGGGGCCGGGGGCGGAAGAACGGCGCTCGATTGCCTTGGTGGTCATTGGCGGACAGAGTCTCTCCCTGCTGCTGACGCTGCTGGTCACGCCGGTGGCCTATTCCATCTTTGACGACCTCGCCGCCACCCGTTTCTGGCACGGCCTTGCCGGCCGGTGGAAAGCCCTGGGGCGGGTCTGGCGCGACCGGTCGCCCGCCAGAGACAAGGCCGACCCCACGGAACAACCGGCCAAAACCACCGGTGAAACCTGA
- a CDS encoding RNA-guided endonuclease InsQ/TnpB family protein — MRVMEAKLLNGTAEQYQALDEAIRTAQFVRNKCVRYWMDNKSVNKAVLYAHCKDLAKEFDFARKLNSAARQASAERAWASISRFHTNCRNKAVKKGYPKFKKHCRSVEYKVSGWKLSGDGMSITFTDGFNAGSFALYCNGEARRLILESKINRVRVIRRADGYYAQFCLDVERKERGAYTGNVIGIDLGLKAFYTDQNGNPVQYPKFLRRSERRLKQHQRRLSRKFKKRAKSQSKNYHKQRKRLGKVHLKVQRQRKDWAIKQARCVVASHDVVAYEDLQVKNLVKNHHLAKSIHDAGWSQFTAWLDYYGKVWDKAVVSVPPQYTTQDCSNCGIMVVKTLSTRTHSCPQCGFESDRDQNAALNILKKGLSILGMEWQNSTFGQKGTASTEGTLGERCTAALEGQPDEVSALAEPGTRIPCL; from the coding sequence ATGAGAGTCATGGAAGCCAAGCTACTCAACGGGACAGCAGAGCAGTATCAGGCTCTGGATGAAGCCATCCGTACCGCACAGTTTGTCAGAAACAAATGTGTGCGGTACTGGATGGACAACAAGAGTGTAAACAAAGCTGTTCTCTATGCCCACTGCAAAGACCTGGCCAAAGAGTTTGACTTTGCCAGGAAGTTAAACTCAGCGGCAAGGCAGGCAAGTGCAGAGCGAGCTTGGGCTTCCATTTCCCGGTTCCATACCAACTGCAGAAACAAGGCGGTCAAGAAAGGGTATCCCAAGTTCAAGAAGCATTGCCGTTCTGTGGAATACAAGGTATCTGGCTGGAAGCTGTCAGGAGATGGAATGTCTATCACCTTCACTGATGGCTTCAATGCTGGCTCGTTTGCTCTGTACTGCAATGGTGAAGCAAGACGGTTGATTCTTGAATCCAAAATCAATCGGGTGCGGGTGATACGCAGGGCAGATGGATACTATGCCCAGTTCTGCTTGGATGTGGAGCGCAAAGAGCGGGGAGCATACACAGGCAATGTGATTGGCATTGACTTGGGCTTGAAGGCTTTCTACACCGACCAGAACGGCAACCCTGTACAGTATCCTAAGTTTTTGAGGCGTAGTGAAAGGAGGTTAAAGCAACACCAGCGCAGATTAAGTCGGAAGTTCAAGAAGAGGGCAAAATCCCAATCTAAGAACTACCACAAGCAAAGAAAGCGACTAGGCAAAGTGCATCTGAAAGTCCAACGCCAGCGTAAAGACTGGGCAATTAAGCAGGCACGGTGCGTGGTGGCATCTCACGATGTCGTGGCGTATGAAGACTTGCAGGTGAAGAACCTGGTCAAAAATCATCATCTTGCCAAATCCATTCATGATGCTGGCTGGTCTCAATTCACTGCGTGGCTGGACTACTACGGCAAGGTGTGGGACAAGGCAGTCGTCAGCGTACCGCCGCAGTACACCACACAGGACTGTAGTAACTGTGGCATTATGGTAGTAAAAACCCTATCCACCAGAACCCATAGTTGTCCTCAATGTGGATTTGAATCAGACAGAGACCAGAATGCGGCTTTGAACATCCTCAAGAAGGGACTAAGCATCTTGGGAATGGAGTGGCAAAACAGTACCTTTGGGCAAAAGGGAACTGCCTCGACAGAGGGAACGCTTGGGGAGAGATGCACCGCTGCTTTAGAGGGGCAACCTGATGAAGTAAGTGCGCTCGCAGAACCAGGAACAAGAATCCCCTGCCTTTAG
- a CDS encoding DNA adenine methylase has translation MIKSPLRYPGGKSRAVQRLLTLVPETFDEYREPFVGGGSFFVYLRQKHPEVSMWINDLNTELFCFWKCAQEDSVKLADEIMRLKLERADGRELFHDLLSMDTSKINDFERVVRFFVLNRITFSGVAEAGGYSEGAFVGRFTKSSIERVAWLGKILEGIRITNMDYKELLKDGDSTVFTEKTP, from the coding sequence ATGATCAAAAGTCCGTTACGCTATCCCGGCGGAAAGTCACGCGCGGTACAGCGCCTGCTCACTCTTGTTCCAGAGACATTTGATGAATATCGCGAACCATTTGTTGGCGGAGGATCTTTCTTTGTTTATTTGAGACAAAAACATCCCGAAGTCAGCATGTGGATCAATGATCTCAATACTGAACTATTCTGTTTCTGGAAGTGCGCTCAGGAAGACTCTGTGAAATTGGCGGATGAGATTATGAGGTTAAAGCTGGAGAGAGCAGACGGTAGAGAATTGTTTCATGATTTGCTTAGTATGGACACGTCGAAAATAAATGACTTTGAGCGGGTAGTAAGGTTTTTTGTTCTTAACCGGATTACGTTTTCCGGGGTGGCAGAAGCGGGAGGTTATTCGGAAGGAGCATTCGTTGGAAGATTTACCAAGTCTTCAATAGAAAGGGTTGCTTGGCTCGGAAAAATCCTGGAAGGCATCAGGATTACGAATATGGACTATAAGGAGTTGTTGAAAGACGGCGACAGCACGGTATTTACCGAAAAAACGCCGTAA
- a CDS encoding glycine betaine ABC transporter substrate-binding protein — protein MTWLQFILEERAIWLAAWREHVLLVLVATVLALAVGLPLGIAAAYLPRVRGVVFAVVNAVQTVPSLALFGLLLPLPWLGGIGARTAIVALTLYALLPIVRNTATGILGIEPSVREAAAALGLTPWQRLRYVELPLATNVILAGVRVSVVLSVGTATIAAAIGAGGLGTLIFRGLRQNDNRLLVVGGALAALLALLVDVIFAAFERHAPRAAPRLVRVRRLAAAAGLVVLLLPVLWSYRVGAGPVTPVGRPVVVGSKDFTESVILAEVLAQALEARGVAVERRYELGGNLAHTSLLAGAVDVYPEYTGTAWTAILGQRPLTDPQRVYTEVRQTYAARFGLVVGPPLGFRNDFAILVRRQTAVEYGLRTISDAARAPLRWRAGFGQDFMSRADGYAGFCATYGFDFQSPREMDLALTYRALAAGELDIIAGNATDGLIAALDLVALEDDRHYFPPYQAVYVVRQAAWSEVPALAEVVSSLAGAISTTTMQRMNYAVDGEKRTPREVAADFWAAYRKNASASTGGCPLLGMLRSPVPNNKGTQLNITCNRSEQ, from the coding sequence ATGACGTGGCTACAGTTCATTCTGGAAGAGCGGGCCATCTGGTTGGCCGCCTGGCGGGAGCACGTGCTGCTCGTTCTGGTGGCGACGGTGCTGGCGCTGGCCGTCGGGCTGCCGCTGGGGATTGCGGCGGCCTATCTGCCGCGTGTGCGGGGGGTGGTGTTTGCCGTGGTCAATGCCGTGCAGACGGTGCCGAGCCTGGCCCTGTTTGGGCTGCTGCTGCCGTTGCCGTGGCTGGGCGGTATCGGTGCGCGCACGGCGATTGTGGCCCTGACGCTGTACGCGCTGCTGCCCATCGTACGCAACACGGCCACGGGGATTCTGGGAATTGAACCAAGCGTACGGGAGGCGGCTGCAGCCCTTGGGCTGACGCCGTGGCAGCGGCTGCGCTACGTGGAGTTGCCGCTGGCGACGAACGTCATTCTGGCCGGGGTACGGGTGTCCGTCGTGCTGTCGGTCGGCACGGCCACGATTGCGGCGGCCATTGGAGCTGGTGGGTTGGGGACGCTCATTTTTCGCGGGCTGCGGCAAAACGACAACCGCCTGCTGGTGGTCGGCGGGGCCCTGGCGGCGCTGCTGGCGCTGCTGGTGGATGTCATCTTTGCGGCTTTCGAGCGCCATGCACCGCGGGCGGCTCCACGTCTGGTACGGGTCCGCCGTCTGGCGGCGGCGGCTGGACTGGTCGTGCTGTTGCTACCGGTGCTGTGGAGTTACCGGGTAGGCGCCGGGCCGGTGACGCCGGTGGGACGGCCGGTGGTCGTCGGCTCAAAGGACTTCACCGAGTCGGTCATTCTGGCGGAAGTGCTGGCGCAGGCGCTGGAGGCGCGGGGGGTGGCTGTGGAGCGCCGGTATGAGCTGGGTGGCAACCTGGCGCATACGTCCCTGCTGGCAGGGGCGGTGGATGTCTATCCCGAATACACCGGCACGGCCTGGACGGCCATTCTGGGGCAACGTCCGCTGACCGATCCACAGCGCGTCTATACGGAAGTCCGGCAGACGTATGCCGCGCGTTTTGGGTTGGTGGTCGGGCCGCCACTGGGCTTTCGCAATGACTTTGCCATTCTCGTCCGTCGCCAGACGGCCGTGGAGTACGGTCTGCGGACCATTTCTGATGCGGCGCGGGCGCCGCTGCGGTGGCGGGCCGGCTTTGGGCAGGATTTTATGTCGCGCGCTGATGGGTACGCGGGGTTTTGTGCAACGTATGGCTTTGATTTTCAGTCGCCGCGGGAAATGGACCTCGCGCTGACCTACCGGGCGCTGGCGGCCGGCGAGCTGGACATCATTGCCGGCAATGCAACGGATGGCCTCATCGCGGCGCTTGATCTGGTCGCACTGGAAGATGACCGGCACTATTTTCCGCCCTACCAGGCCGTCTATGTCGTACGTCAGGCGGCATGGTCCGAAGTGCCAGCGCTTGCCGAAGTGGTGTCGTCGTTGGCGGGGGCCATTTCGACGACAACGATGCAGCGGATGAACTACGCCGTGGATGGTGAAAAACGCACGCCACGTGAAGTTGCGGCTGATTTCTGGGCAGCTTATCGGAAGAATGCGTCTGCTTCAACCGGCGGCTGCCCGCTTTTGGGGATGCTGAGATCACCAGTCCCAAACAATAAAGGAACTCAGCTAAACATAACTTGCAACCGGTCAGAGCAATGA
- a CDS encoding ATP-binding cassette domain-containing protein — protein sequence MSNVSVPKPVAAPVVELRGVGLVRAGVPVLDGIDLAVASGEVFMLLGASGSGKTSLLKLVNRLLEPTSGEVRVAGQAVTAWEVIQLRRRMGYVMQDAGLFPHLTVERNVGLLLELSGWTPERRRARVVELLDSVGLPAGTYAGRFPSELSGGERQRVGLARALALDPDLLLLDEPFGALDPVVRSRLQQEFAELVARLGKTALFVTHDLREALRVGTRIGLLVGGRLVADAPPETFLKLDCPAVREYVQAARF from the coding sequence ATGAGCAACGTATCTGTTCCGAAGCCGGTGGCCGCTCCTGTCGTCGAGTTGCGTGGGGTCGGTCTGGTACGGGCCGGGGTGCCGGTGCTTGACGGCATTGATCTGGCGGTGGCGTCGGGGGAGGTGTTCATGCTGCTCGGCGCTTCGGGGAGCGGAAAGACCTCGCTGCTCAAGCTCGTCAACCGCCTGCTTGAGCCAACCTCCGGCGAGGTGCGGGTGGCCGGGCAGGCGGTAACGGCGTGGGAGGTCATCCAACTGCGCCGTCGGATGGGGTATGTCATGCAGGATGCGGGGCTGTTTCCGCACCTGACGGTGGAGCGCAATGTCGGGCTGCTGCTGGAGTTGTCCGGTTGGACGCCGGAGCGGCGACGGGCGCGGGTGGTGGAACTGCTGGACAGCGTCGGTTTGCCGGCCGGGACGTATGCCGGCCGGTTTCCGTCCGAACTGTCGGGCGGCGAGCGGCAGCGGGTGGGGCTGGCGCGGGCGCTGGCGCTCGATCCTGACCTTCTGCTGCTGGATGAGCCGTTTGGGGCGCTCGATCCGGTTGTGCGTTCCCGGCTGCAACAGGAGTTTGCGGAACTGGTCGCCCGGCTGGGAAAAACGGCGTTGTTCGTCACCCACGATCTACGGGAGGCGCTGCGGGTGGGGACGCGCATCGGGCTGCTGGTCGGCGGGCGGCTGGTGGCGGATGCGCCGCCAGAGACCTTTCTGAAGCTGGACTGCCCGGCGGTGCGCGAATACGTACAGGCGGCGCGCTTCTGA
- the trpB gene encoding tryptophan synthase subunit beta, with product MQSFGYFGPFGGVYAPETLMPALEELEAAFLAAQSDNVFQETFRDLATGFLGRPTPLFYARNLSRELGIGLYFKREDLLHGGAHKTNNALGQALLAKQMGKTRLIAETGAGQHGVATAMAGALLGLRTEVYMGEVDMARQQPNVFRMQVLGATVHAVRTGGRTLKDAINDALRDWMTNVRTTHYVLGTAAGPHPFPTMVKYFQRVIGDEARAQMLEQTGRLPDVVVACVGGGSNAIGMFTAFLEDAEVQLVGVEPGGRGLDTDAHGAVLARGTPGTLHGMRSYVLQDGDGQIYETHSISAGLDYPSVGPEHAYLKSIGRVQYDVATDDEAIAAFHHLSRCEGIIPALEPAHAVAWVRRQARHYPPGTTILLNLCGRGDKDLQTVMQYAAGGSA from the coding sequence ATGCAATCTTTCGGCTATTTTGGACCGTTTGGTGGCGTCTATGCGCCGGAAACCCTTATGCCGGCGCTGGAAGAACTGGAAGCCGCTTTTCTGGCCGCGCAGTCTGATAATGTTTTTCAAGAGACGTTCCGGGACCTTGCAACCGGTTTTCTGGGGCGCCCGACACCGCTGTTTTACGCCCGGAATCTTTCCCGTGAACTGGGTATCGGGCTGTACTTCAAACGCGAAGACCTGCTGCACGGCGGTGCGCACAAGACCAACAACGCCCTTGGCCAGGCACTGCTGGCGAAGCAGATGGGCAAAACGCGCCTGATTGCCGAGACCGGCGCCGGGCAGCATGGTGTGGCCACGGCCATGGCCGGGGCGCTGCTGGGGCTGCGTACCGAAGTCTATATGGGCGAAGTGGATATGGCCCGGCAGCAGCCGAACGTCTTTCGCATGCAGGTGCTGGGGGCGACGGTTCATGCCGTCCGTACCGGCGGGCGTACGCTCAAGGACGCCATCAACGATGCCCTGCGGGACTGGATGACCAACGTCCGCACCACGCATTACGTGCTGGGAACGGCCGCCGGGCCGCATCCCTTTCCAACCATGGTCAAGTACTTCCAGCGGGTCATTGGCGATGAGGCCCGGGCGCAGATGCTGGAACAAACCGGCCGTCTGCCGGATGTCGTCGTGGCCTGTGTCGGTGGCGGCTCGAATGCCATCGGGATGTTCACGGCCTTTCTGGAGGATGCGGAGGTGCAACTCGTGGGGGTCGAGCCGGGGGGGCGGGGGCTGGATACGGATGCCCACGGGGCCGTTCTGGCCCGGGGGACACCCGGCACGCTGCACGGCATGCGCAGTTACGTGCTTCAGGACGGAGACGGCCAGATTTATGAAACCCACAGTATCTCGGCCGGGCTGGACTATCCTTCCGTCGGGCCCGAGCATGCCTATCTGAAAAGTATCGGGCGGGTGCAGTACGACGTGGCCACCGACGACGAAGCCATCGCCGCCTTTCACCATCTGTCACGGTGTGAAGGGATCATTCCGGCGCTGGAGCCGGCCCATGCCGTTGCCTGGGTACGGCGTCAGGCGCGTCACTATCCGCCGGGGACAACCATCCTGCTCAACCTCTGCGGGCGCGGCGACAAGGACCTGCAAACCGTGATGCAGTATGCCGCCGGGGGAAGCGCCTGA
- a CDS encoding 2-oxoacid:ferredoxin oxidoreductase subunit beta has protein sequence MTEPLKIAGASETPLNLQRTDFISDQEVRWCPGCGDYSILFQVQSVLPKLNIPRENLVFVSGIGCSSRFPYYMNTYGFHTIHGRAPTVATGIKLANPDLSVWVITGDGDGLSIGGNHFIHVMRRNLDVNILLFNNRIYGLTKGQYSPTSEFGKKTKSSPMGNIERPINPLCVAIASEATFVARSIDVDTKHLAATIERAARHRGVSFVEIYQNCNIFNDGAYKPISDKEVRADNMLYLEHGKPMIFGKDRNKGIRLNGIRPEVVTIGEHGVTVDDLLVHDENAEDPTLAYLLTQMNYPEFPVPMGVFRSVSRPTFEELTQQQIEMAMARGKGNLERLLHSGDTWVVE, from the coding sequence ATGACCGAACCGCTCAAGATCGCTGGCGCATCGGAGACGCCACTCAACTTGCAACGTACGGACTTTATCTCCGATCAGGAAGTCCGCTGGTGTCCGGGCTGTGGCGACTACTCGATTCTCTTTCAGGTGCAGTCGGTTCTTCCCAAGCTCAACATTCCCCGCGAAAACCTGGTGTTTGTCTCAGGTATCGGCTGTTCGAGCCGGTTTCCGTACTACATGAACACCTACGGTTTCCACACCATTCATGGGCGCGCGCCCACGGTGGCCACTGGTATCAAGCTGGCGAACCCGGACCTTTCGGTGTGGGTCATCACGGGGGATGGCGACGGTCTCTCCATCGGCGGCAACCACTTCATCCATGTCATGCGGCGCAACCTGGATGTCAACATTCTGTTGTTCAACAACCGCATTTATGGATTGACGAAAGGTCAGTACTCGCCTACGTCAGAGTTTGGTAAAAAAACCAAGTCCAGTCCCATGGGAAATATCGAGCGGCCCATCAATCCGCTCTGTGTTGCCATTGCTTCCGAGGCTACATTTGTCGCCCGTTCGATAGACGTGGATACCAAGCACCTGGCGGCCACCATTGAGCGGGCAGCGCGGCACAGGGGCGTGTCCTTTGTGGAGATTTACCAGAACTGCAACATCTTCAACGATGGGGCCTACAAGCCCATCAGCGACAAGGAAGTGCGGGCGGACAACATGCTCTACCTGGAGCATGGCAAGCCGATGATTTTTGGCAAGGACCGCAACAAGGGCATCCGGCTCAACGGCATCCGGCCCGAAGTCGTCACCATTGGGGAACATGGCGTGACGGTGGACGATTTGCTCGTCCATGACGAAAACGCGGAAGACCCGACGCTGGCCTACCTGCTCACTCAGATGAATTACCCGGAATTTCCCGTGCCGATGGGTGTGTTCCGAAGCGTATCCAGACCCACGTTCGAGGAACTGACTCAGCAACAAATCGAGATGGCCATGGCGCGGGGGAAAGGCAATCTGGAGCGGCTGCTTCACAGCGGCGACACCTGGGTGGTCGAATAA